The sequence GCTTGCTTGCAGCAGGAAATGACTTTAATTTTGTGACCAATGTAGATGATATTTTGTCAGACAAGGACATTACTATCGTAGTGGAATTGATGGGGCGTATCGAACCAGCTAAGACCTTTATCACTCGTGCCTTAGAAGCTGGGAAACATGTTGTTACTGCCAACAAGGACCTTTTGGCTGTCCATGGTGCAGAATTGTTAGAAATTGCTAAAGAGCATAATGTAGCACTTTACTACGAAGCAGCAGTTGCTGGTGGTATTCCAATTCTTCGTACTTTGGCAAATTCGTTGGCTTCTGACAAAATTACGCGCGTTCTTGGCGTTGTTAATGGAACTTCCAACTTCATGATGACCAAGATGGTGGAAGAAGGCTGGTCTTATGACGATGCTCTGGCTGAAGCGCAAAGACTTGGATTTGCAGAAAGCGACCCTACAAATGACGTTGATGGGATTGATGCAGCCTACAAGATGGTGATTTTGAGCCAGTTTGCTTTTGGTATGAAGGTTGCCTTTGACGATGTAGCCCACAAGGGAATCCGTAACATCACACCAGAAGACGTAGCTGTAGCCCAAGACCTTGGCTATGTAGTGAAATTGGTTGGTTCTATCGAGGAAACTCCTTCAGGTATTGCTGCAGAAGTTACCCCAACCTTCCTTCCTAAAGCACATCCACTTGCCAGTGTGAATGGGGTAATGAACGCAGTCTTTGTGGAGTCTATAGGCATTGGTGAATCGATGTACTACGGACCAGGTGCGGGTCAAAAACCAACTGCGACAAGTGTTGTAGCAGATATTGTCCGTATCGTTCGTCGCTTGAATGATGGTACCATTGGTAAAGACTTCAACGAATACAGCCGTGATTTGGTCTTGGCAAATCCTGAAGATGTTAAAGCAAACTACTATTTCTCAATCTTGGCACCAGACTCAAAAGGTCAGGTCTTGAAATTGGCTGAGATTTTCAACGCTCAAGATATTTCCTTCAAGCAAATCCTCCAAGATGGCAAAGAGGGTGACAAAGCGCGTGTAGTGATTATCACTCATAAGATTAATAAAGCACAGCTTGAGAATGTTTCAGCTGAGTTGGCCAAAGCTTCAGAATTTGACCTCTTGAATACCTTCAAGGTGTTAGGAGAATAGGATGAAGATTATTGTACCTGCAACCAGTGCCAATATCGGGCCAGGTTTTGATTCGGTCGGTGTAGCTGTAACCAAGTATCTTCAAATTGAGGTCTGTGAAGAACGAGATGAGTGGTTGATTGAACACCAGATTGGTAAATGGATTCCCCATGACGAGCGTAATCTCTTGCTTAAGATTGCCTTGCAAATTGCACCTGACTTGCAACCGAGACGCTTGAAAATGACCAGTGATGTTCCCTTGGCGCGTGGTTTGGGTTCTTCTAGCTCGGTTATCGTTGCTGGGATTGAACTAGCTAACCAGCTGGGCAAGCTCAACTTATCAGACAATGAAAAATTGCAGCTGGCGACCAAGATTGAAGGGCATCCTGACAATGTGGCTCCAGCTATCTATGGAAATCTTGTTGTTGCGAGCTCTGTTGACGGAGAAGTTTCAGCCATTGTGGCAGACTTCCCAAAGTGTGATTTTCTAGCCTACATCCCAAACTATGAATTGCGTACCAGAGACAGCCGCGGTGTCTTGCCTAAAAAGTTGTCCTACAAGGAAGCTGTTGCGGCAAGTTCGATTGCCAATGTTGCAGTTGCAGCCTTGTTGGCAGGAGACATGGTGACTGCTGGTCAGGCGATTGAGGGAGACCTCTTCCACGAGCGCTATCGTCAAAGTCTGGTTCGTGAATTTACGACGATTAAGCAAGTAGCCAAAGAGAATGGTGCCTATGCAACCTATCTTTCTGGAGCTGGTCCGACAGTTATGGTTCTGGCTTCTCATGACAAGATGCCCAAGATTAAAGCTGAATTGCAAAAGCAGTCTTTCAAAGGCAAACTGCATGATTTGAAAGTTGATACCCAAGGTGTCCGTGTCGAAGCAAAATAAAGAATAGAAGATAGGATGGGGAAATTCTCGACCAGAGGACTTCCTATCCTTTTTTTGAAAAGAAGTTTATACTCAATGAAAATCAAAGAGCAAACTAGGAAGCTAGCCGCAGGTTGCTCAAAACATGGTTTTGAGGTTGTAGATGAAACTGACGAAGTTAGCTCAAAATACTGTTTTGAGGTTGCAGATGTAAGCTGACGTGGTTTGAAGAGATTTTGAAGAGTATTAGTTAAAAACTTGATAAAGGAGAAATAAAGATGGCAGAAATTTATCTAGCAGGTGGTTGTTTTTGGGGCCTAGAGGAGTATTTTTCACGAATTTCAGGCGTATTAGCAACCAGTGTTGGCTACGCTAATGGCCAAGTCGAAACAACTAATTACCAGCTGCTCAAGGAAACAGACCATGCAGAGACGGTTCAAGTGATTTATGATGAGAAAGCAGTGTCACTTAGAGAGATTTTGCTTTATTATTTCCGTGTCATTGATCCCTTGTCTATTAACCAACAAGGGAATGACCGTGGTCGCCAATATCGGACAGGAATCTATTACCAAGATGAAACAGACTTGCCAGCTATCTACACAGTGGTGCAGGAGCAGGAGCGTATGCTGGGGCGAAAGATTGCAGTAGAGGTGGAGAAACTTCGCCACTACATTTTAGCAGAAGACTACCATCAAGACTATCTCAAGAAAAATCCTTCCGGTTATTGTCATATCGATGTGACCGATGCTGAGAAGCCATTGATTGACGCAGCCAACTATGAAAAGCCTAGTCAAGAGGTGTTAAAGGAAAACTTAACTGAAGAGTCCTATCGTGTCACCCAAGAAGCTGCTACAGAGGCTCCATTTAGTAATGCTTATGACCAGACCTTCGAAGAAGGGATTTATGTAGATATCACGACTGGCGAGCCACTCTTTTTTGCCAAGGATAAGTTTGCTTCAGGTTGTGGTTGGCCAAGTTTTAGCCGTCCAATTTCCAAGGAATTGATTCATTATTACAAGGACTTGAGCCATGGGATGGAGCGAATCGAGGTTCGTTCTCGGTCAGGAAATGCTCACTTGGGTCATGTCTTTACAGATGGACCTCAGGAGTTAGGTGGCCTGCGTTACTGTATTAATTCTGCCTCCTTGCGCTTTGTAGCCAAGGATGAGATGGAAAAAGCAGGATATGGCTATCTATTACCTTACTTAAACAAATAAAACTGAGAGGGTGGGGCTTCCCACTTTCTTCATTTCCAGAATAAGAATAGAAGGGATTTATGAAACACTTACTATCTTACTTCAAACCCTACATCAATGAGTCGATTATAGCACCCTTGTTCAAGCTACTAGAAGCTGTTTTTGAGCTCTTGGTTCCCATGGTGATTGCTGGGATTGTTGACCAGTCCTTGCCTCAGAGAGATCAAGGCCATCTCTGGATGCAGATTGGCCTGCTCCTTATCTTTGCAGTGATTGGCGTTTTAGTGGCCTTGGTAGCTCAGTTTTACTCAGCCAAGGCAGCGGTTGGGTTTGCCAAAGAACTGACAGACGACCTTTATCGTCATATTCTTTCCCTACCCAAGGATAGCAGAGATCGTCTGACAACTTCTAGCTTGGTGACTCGCTTGACTTCGGATACTTACCAGATTCAGACTGGGATCAATCAATTCCTGCGCCTCTTTTTGCGAGCTCCCATTATCGTTTTTGGGGCTATCTTTATGGCCTATCGCATATCGGCTGAGCTAACTTTCTGGTTCTTAGTTATGGTTGTCATTTTGACGATTGTCATTGTCGGTCTCTCTCGACTGGTCAATCCTCTCTACAGCAGTCTCAGAAAGAAAA comes from Streptococcus oralis and encodes:
- a CDS encoding homoserine dehydrogenase, encoding MTVKIALLGFGTVASGVPFLLKENGEKIVQSAHSEIEVAKVLVKDEDEKNRLLAAGNDFNFVTNVDDILSDKDITIVVELMGRIEPAKTFITRALEAGKHVVTANKDLLAVHGAELLEIAKEHNVALYYEAAVAGGIPILRTLANSLASDKITRVLGVVNGTSNFMMTKMVEEGWSYDDALAEAQRLGFAESDPTNDVDGIDAAYKMVILSQFAFGMKVAFDDVAHKGIRNITPEDVAVAQDLGYVVKLVGSIEETPSGIAAEVTPTFLPKAHPLASVNGVMNAVFVESIGIGESMYYGPGAGQKPTATSVVADIVRIVRRLNDGTIGKDFNEYSRDLVLANPEDVKANYYFSILAPDSKGQVLKLAEIFNAQDISFKQILQDGKEGDKARVVIITHKINKAQLENVSAELAKASEFDLLNTFKVLGE
- the thrB gene encoding homoserine kinase; translation: MKIIVPATSANIGPGFDSVGVAVTKYLQIEVCEERDEWLIEHQIGKWIPHDERNLLLKIALQIAPDLQPRRLKMTSDVPLARGLGSSSSVIVAGIELANQLGKLNLSDNEKLQLATKIEGHPDNVAPAIYGNLVVASSVDGEVSAIVADFPKCDFLAYIPNYELRTRDSRGVLPKKLSYKEAVAASSIANVAVAALLAGDMVTAGQAIEGDLFHERYRQSLVREFTTIKQVAKENGAYATYLSGAGPTVMVLASHDKMPKIKAELQKQSFKGKLHDLKVDTQGVRVEAK
- the msrB gene encoding peptide-methionine (R)-S-oxide reductase MsrB, with the protein product MAEIYLAGGCFWGLEEYFSRISGVLATSVGYANGQVETTNYQLLKETDHAETVQVIYDEKAVSLREILLYYFRVIDPLSINQQGNDRGRQYRTGIYYQDETDLPAIYTVVQEQERMLGRKIAVEVEKLRHYILAEDYHQDYLKKNPSGYCHIDVTDAEKPLIDAANYEKPSQEVLKENLTEESYRVTQEAATEAPFSNAYDQTFEEGIYVDITTGEPLFFAKDKFASGCGWPSFSRPISKELIHYYKDLSHGMERIEVRSRSGNAHLGHVFTDGPQELGGLRYCINSASLRFVAKDEMEKAGYGYLLPYLNK